From the genome of Alcanivorax sp.:
ACCCCCGGGTTTTACATGATCGGCAAACCATTGCCATTCCCGGGCAGGCTGATGCAGATGCTCAATCACTTCTGTGCAGGTGACAAAGTCATAGTGATGAGCCAGCGGTGACCGGTCCGTGGCATAGATCGGATCGTAGGTGTCACAGGGGAACCCGTTTTCTGTCAGCAAGGCGGCCAACGCCGGCCCCGGCCCACAACCGAAATCCAGTCCGCGGGCTCCGGCCGCCAGCCGCTCCATGAGCGGATCTGCCAGCTGTGACAGGAAGCGGCGGTAACCCGGGTCATCCGGGCGGTTGTCGTGAAGGTCGTACTGGCCTTTCTCCTCCTCGGCAGAGGGTAGCCTGTCCGGGTGCTCCAGGGTCAGCTGGCAGCATGGGCAGCGAAAGTACTCTCGGTCGCCAACCTGGGCAAAGGGCGCTGCCGGGGTGTGACACAGGGTGCAGGCAATCATGCGGTTTCCAGCCACTGCTGTAGCCGGGCAAAGGTGCGGCTTTCCTCGATCATGGTCATATGGCCCATCTGCCAGAACTGTTCGCGGGTCAGCTGTGGTGCGTCCGGGTACAGGCGGTTGGCCAGGGCGCTGTCCACGGAGACCAGCCAGTCGCCCTGGGGCTGCGGGTGCCCGGGTTCGCTGACGCTGCCGGCGATGAAGAGTTGCCGGACGTCGGGGTCCAGTGGCACCTTGCTACTGGGCTGAACCTCATCAATGGGGCGATGTTTCCACTGTTCCTCGAGCACATAGCCAAAGCGCAGATCGCGGATGCCGTCAGAGCGCAGGTTGCCCAGTCGCATGAGGGGCTTTGACCAGGGGGTGGTGGCCAGCAGGCGGTTGGCATTGTTGCCGATCCGTTCCAGCAGGGCGCCCTGATGGGGAGAGCCCAGGCAGGCCAGCTCGGACACCCGTTTTACCCAGTGGTCCTGCCGCTGGCGCCCCTGATGCAGGGCGCTGCGCGCCACCAGCCCGCCCATGGAGTGGCCAATCAGGATCACCCGCTTTGGCAGGGCGGAGTGGGCAAGCAGTCCTGCCAGCTTGCGGCCATTGTCAGAGATATGCAGGCCGGTGTTGTAACGCAGATACCGCACTTCTGCATTCAGGTGGCTGCGGGCCCACTGGCTGAAGCCGTCGGCGGCGGGGGTGTTCCAGCAGGCATCGTTCATACACAGCCCATGGATAAAGATCACCAGCGTGTCGGTTTCTTCCGCCAGTTTCTTCTTGGGCAGCAGGGTCATGGGCAGGGCATAGCTGCTGTTCTGCTCCACCAGCAATTGCCCGAAAATACCATTGATGATGCTCTGCAAATCCAGGCTGTCGCGCAGTTCCCGGTTGGGGTCAGCCAGCAGATCGGCGATGCCCGCCGCATTGCCGGCCTGACGAAAGCCGTAGCGGATCAGGTTGTAGACCATGGGTGCGGGGGTGTAATCATGGCCACGTATCCCGAAGGGATTGGCAATGGCTCCGTGCATGTCCTGCACCACCTGGGTAATTTCGTTGCCGAAGCGGGTGACCAGCTGGGCCAGTCCGCCCACTTGATGTCCGACTTTTCTCATTTTCTTCTCCCCGGTCAGGACTGTGTTCATAGCGGTTCGCGGCCGCACCTGTCACGGTGTCATTCGTAAGGCTTCGTAAAATGCCGACATTCTGTGGGTCGGTCTGTGGTTGGTGCGCGGCTACATCTGTAGGGTAGTCACTGTTCGAATCACTGACACCAAAGGAGTGAGTCTATGCGTATTTTCACTAAAGCGGCATTGGCCGCCATTTTTGCCTCCACTGCCCTGCTGGTAGCCTGTGACACCAATGACGGCCCGGTCGAAGAGGCCGGCGAGAAAGTGGATGAGGCCGTAGAGAGCATGGATCCCCAGGGCCCCATGGAAGAAATGGGTGAAAACCTGGATGACGCAGCGGAAAGCGCTGAGGATTCCGTGGACAGCATGAAGGATGCAGCGGAGCAGTAAGTAACGCAATACGCTGCATGCAGCGTGCATCAACGCGGTACAGGTTGGTGTATGTTGCGATAAAAAAAGCCGCGCCCGTATCGGGCGCGGCTTTTTTTGTGGTTCATTGCGGATTTGAGGGAATGGCTCGCAACACGACCCATGCCGTAGGAGCAACTTTCCGCAATTGCGCGATGAGCCTTTTTAGGGAACCTCTGAATAACTCCTTGCATGCTCAGCGTGGCCTGAAGCGTGCAGCTGTTGTGTCTTGTCTCGATGGTCAGGGTGGTTCCCTTTCCGACAGGCAAGGCGCAGCAGATGTGCGCTTCAGGCCGCGCCTTTATGCCTGAACGGGTGCTCTCGGGTCTTCCAGGCTGGCCCGCACTCGTTGTTGCGCTTCCTTTGAAGGTGAAGAGCCGATGGATGGACATACACCTTCAAAAGCGCGCCCCTCTTTACCTTTGCCGAGGGGGCGAACCAGCCTGAAAGACTGAGTACGCAAGGAGTTATTCAGAGGTTCCCTAGCTATGAGCTTTCAGTTGTCGGGCTCATTATTCCTTTGGGTCCGGTTTTCCTCGCAGCTTGCCGCTCGCTGCTGATAGCTGAATTTCAGGAGTCAGCGACAGGTGGCGTCCAGTTTTTCCAGCGCTTCCATTTCAGGGGGGGTGATCATCAGCGCATAGCGTTGCTTGAGCGCGCGCCAGCGTTTCCCGTATTCGCACCAGTAAGCACGGTTGTCGGGCAACCATTGATCCGGGCTGCTGGCCCCCTTGCTGCGATTGGCGCTGGCGGAGACCGCCAGCAAATTGTCGGGGTCGTTGGCGAATTGCTGGCGCAGGCGTGTGTCCCATTGATCTCCGCCGTGGCCGTGGGCATGACGCAGCGGCACCAGATGATCCATATCCAGAGCGCTGGCGTTGTTGAAGACGGTATTCGTGTACGGGTCATACCATTCGCCGCTGGCCACAGTACATTGCTGTGAATTCGTAAATGTCACTGGTTTACGACTGCGCAGGATCAGCATTTCGGCCCGGGTGTCCTGGCAATCCCGGTCATCATCGCTCCAGTGTGGCCAGGCTTCCCGGTCATACAGGCTGCTGAAGCTACGGCCTTCCTCGCGGGCTTCCTGTTCGGCCTGTTGCTGTTTGCGGTGGGCCTGTTCGCATTGGCTGCGGTGGCAATGGTATTGCCCGCTACGGCTATCCGTGTGGCCGCCCTGACGATCG
Proteins encoded in this window:
- a CDS encoding class I SAM-dependent methyltransferase, which gives rise to MIACTLCHTPAAPFAQVGDREYFRCPCCQLTLEHPDRLPSAEEEKGQYDLHDNRPDDPGYRRFLSQLADPLMERLAAGARGLDFGCGPGPALAALLTENGFPCDTYDPIYATDRSPLAHHYDFVTCTEVIEHLHQPAREWQWFADHVKPGGWLGIMTRWLVDDAAFANWHYRRDPTHVCFWQPETFQWLARQQGWRVVLAENPVVLMQKRPQH
- a CDS encoding alpha/beta fold hydrolase, yielding MRKVGHQVGGLAQLVTRFGNEITQVVQDMHGAIANPFGIRGHDYTPAPMVYNLIRYGFRQAGNAAGIADLLADPNRELRDSLDLQSIINGIFGQLLVEQNSSYALPMTLLPKKKLAEETDTLVIFIHGLCMNDACWNTPAADGFSQWARSHLNAEVRYLRYNTGLHISDNGRKLAGLLAHSALPKRVILIGHSMGGLVARSALHQGRQRQDHWVKRVSELACLGSPHQGALLERIGNNANRLLATTPWSKPLMRLGNLRSDGIRDLRFGYVLEEQWKHRPIDEVQPSSKVPLDPDVRQLFIAGSVSEPGHPQPQGDWLVSVDSALANRLYPDAPQLTREQFWQMGHMTMIEESRTFARLQQWLETA
- a CDS encoding YHYH domain-containing protein; amino-acid sequence: MRALIALFLIASPAILNAHPGGLDRQGGHTDSRSGQYHCHRSQCEQAHRKQQQAEQEAREEGRSFSSLYDREAWPHWSDDDRDCQDTRAEMLILRSRKPVTFTNSQQCTVASGEWYDPYTNTVFNNASALDMDHLVPLRHAHGHGGDQWDTRLRQQFANDPDNLLAVSASANRSKGASSPDQWLPDNRAYWCEYGKRWRALKQRYALMITPPEMEALEKLDATCR